Proteins found in one Aethina tumida isolate Nest 87 chromosome 1, icAetTumi1.1, whole genome shotgun sequence genomic segment:
- the LOC109596307 gene encoding striatin-interacting protein 1 codes for MDPNGNGKRGLPRLREIIRRQRQDSDGGGGDSPDLEFVYDDTDTHQNEIAELYSYTEQPELTLNVRAFEDQMEQYNLPPSWQRLGVEEKKSVVMKLLDQLEVSSKPLRMRSARCILYITQGCWAEMQSDTEQAQWARRNSILLYQLGAFNAFTDLLNIEIENSTAAHVAMRKIAVSLADSQDLRVILSVLYTITEVIRNEKATGCDEFQADVNSFCNEIANASGEDLLIVKLLGMVTRFCSGAAPHFPMKKVLLLLWKLILVSLGGMSTLRELKIEKRKRAGLPQQDEDTMEIAKTMRSSSPPASASDLLEAQNEKRNPRPFRRSLMKQSSLDDHESLGMELEASMSGENADDLSDMSDYDERRPAENSDGQMYNNYQNRPMSPTLQNTIMLPRGLPWKPKVRQKDIDMFLDTARMKFVGYSLQNDRTTMFGLPEPIHEGVKTLKDHVYTSLAELQIQKEEEIARNPLSTSEGEIEMTPTEILYQAMLPNLPQYMIALLKILLAAAPTSKAKTDSINIMADVLPEEMPMTVLRSTKLGIDVNRHKEIIVKAVSAILLLLLKHFKINHIYQFEFMSQHLVFANCIPLVLKFFNQNIMAYVGAKNAIPILDFPSCVIGDQPELTTESLEIGDPIPFSWRNMFSCINLLRILNKLTKWKHSRIMMLVVFKSAPILKRTLKVRHAMTQLYVLKLLKMQTKYLGRQWRKSNMKTISAIYQKVRHRLNDDWAYGNDLDARPWDFQAEECALRASVDRFNNRRYTQIADSEYEPVDNCLNSVLGTTHDLSDSFKRHYHLWLEQEVFGTPIEWDKLLLKQG; via the exons ATGGATCCAAACGGTAACGGAAAGAGAGGTTTGCCCAGACTTCGAGAGATCATCAGACGTCAGAGACAAGACTCGgat GGTGGCGGTGGTGATTCACCCGATCTCGAGTTCGTCTACGATGACACCGACACGCATCAGAACGAAATCGCGGAACTGTACAGCTACACCGAACAACCTGAGCTCACCCTCAATGTCAGGGCGTTCGAGGACCAAATGGAGCAGTACAATCTGCCGCCCAGCTGGCAGCGGCTGGGCGTCGAGGAGAAGAAGTCGGTAGTTATGAAGCTGTTAGATCAACTGGAAGTCAGCAGTAAACCTCTTCGAATGCGAAGTGCCAGATGTATATTGTACATAACTCAGGGATGTTGGGCTGAAATGCAGTCCGACACAGAGCAGGCGCAGTGGGCCCGCCGTAACTCCATTTTACTATATCAACTTGGTGCTTTCAATGCATTCACCGATTTACTTAACATTGAGATCGA GAACAGTACGGCGGCACACGTCGCCATGCGCAAAATAGCCGTGTCGCTGGCGGATTCGCAGGATTTGCGCGTTATTCTGTCAGTTTTATACACCATCACCGAAGTGATCCGGAACGAGAAAGCCACCGGATGCGACGAGTTCCAGGCCGATGTGAATTCCTTTTGTAACGAGATAG CGAACGCAAGTGGCGAGGACCTTTTGATAGTCAAGCTGCTCGGCATGGTGACTAGATTTTGTAGCGGCGCCGCCCCACATTTCCCCATGAAGAAGGTGCTGCTCTTATTGTGGAAGTTAATTTTGGTGTCTCTGGGCGGCATGAGCACGCTCAGGGAGCTGAAAATTGAGAAACGTAAACGGGCCGGTTTGCCGCAACAGGATGAAGACACCATGGAGATCGCCAAAACTATGAGATCATCCTCTCCACCTGCCAGCGCGTCGGATTTACTTGAAGCACAGAACGAAAAGAGGAACCCCAGACCGTTTCGAAGG agtCTGATGAAGCAAAGCAGCTTGGATGATCACGAGTCGTTGGGCATGGAACTCGAAGCTTCGATGAGCGGCGAAAACGCAGATGACTTGTCTGATATGTCAGATTACGATGAAAGGAGGCCGGCAGAAAATAGTGACGGCCAgatgtataataattaccaGAATAGGCCTATGTCACCCACTTTACAAAACACTATTATGTTACCTCGTGGTTTGCCTTGGAAACCCAAAGTCAGGCAAAAGGATATTGACATGTTCTTAGACACTGCTAGAATGAAATTCGTAGGATATAGTCTGCAGAATGATAGGACAACCATGTTTGGACTTCCTGAGCCAATACATGAGGGAGTAAAAACACTTAAAGAT CATGTCTACACTTCGCTGGCGGAGCTGCAAATCCAAAAGGAGGAAGAAATTGCCAGGAACCCGCTGTCGACAAGCGAAGGCGAGATCGAGATGACACCGACCGAAATCCTGTATCAAGCAATGCTGCCGAATCTGCCGCAGTACATGATAGCCCTTCTGAAAATACTTCTGGCCGCAGCTCCCACGTCGAAGGCGAAAACCGACTCCATCAACATAATGGCCGACGTGCTGCCGGAGGAGATGCCCATGACTGTGCTCAGGTCGACCAAACTGGGCATAGATGTGAACAGACACAAGGAGATCATCGTCAAAGCTGTGTCTGCGATATTGTTGTTGCTGCTCAAGCACTTCAAGATCAATCACATCtatcaatttgaatttatgtcGCAGCACCTGGTGTTCGCCAATTGCATACCTCTGGTTCTGAAATTCTTCAACCAAAACATCATGGCATACGTTGGCGCCAAGAACGc CATTCCAATACTGGATTTTCCGTCTTGCGTAATTGGAGATCAGCCCGAGCTCACTACGGAGAGTCTGGAGATCGGGGATCCAATACCGTTCTCGTGGCGGAACATGTTTTCGTGCATCAATCTGCTGAGGATACTGAACAAGCTGACCAAATGGAAGCATTCACGGATAATG ATGCTGGTGGTTTTCAAGTCGGCACCAATACTGAAGCGTACTCTGAAAGTCAGGCATGCGATGACTCAGTTGTACGTGCTGAAGTTGCTTAAGATGCAAACTAAGTACTTGGGCAGGCAATGGAGGAAGTCGAACATGAAGACCATAAGTGCCATCTATCAGAAGGTCAGACATCGCCTCAATGATGATTGGGCATACGGAAACG ATTTGGATGCCAGGCCGTGGGATTTCCAAGCCGAGGAATGCGCATTGAGAGCGTCAGTTGACAGGTTTAACAATAGGAGGTACACACAAATAGCAGACAGTGAATACGAGCCAGTAGATAATTGTTTGAACAGTGTCCTTGGAACGACACACGATTTATCTGACAGTTTTAAAAGGCATTATCATCTTTGGTTAGAACAGGAAGTATTTGGCACACCAATTGAATGGGACAAACTCTTGCTGAAACaaggataa